The window TTCAAAAACTCAACTTTAGCATAGAAAACCAAATTAATTTATAACCAAATCATTTCTAGCCTTATGAGAAACGAAAATTTAGTTTCAGAGGATAATCAAAATCCGCTGCAAAATCTTGATCAATGGGAAGAGGATTTATTAATCCGTTATCCCGACCCGACTAGCATAAACGCTGATAAAAAAGAAGAACAGTTTAGAAATTACGAAGAAACGGAAAAAGATGGTGTAAAAGAGTTTTATAGACTTAACCATACTTATCAAACTTACGACTTTGTAAAACAAAAAAAAGCAGATTACCTTAAGTTTGATAAAGAGGAAATGCCAATTTGGAGTGCATTTGATTTTCTAAATAAGCTTGTAGATGATTCTGATCCTGATACAGATTTAGATCAAATGCAGCATCTTTTGCAAACCTCAGAAGCTATTCGCAATGATGGCCACCCAGATTGGATGGTACTTGTAGGTTTAATCCACGACATGGGAAAAGTGCTCTGCTTATATGGAGAGCCACAATGGGCGGTTGTTGGAGATACTTTCCCGGTAGGATGCGCTTACTCAGATAAAATTGTTTTCCCAGAATTTTTTAGTAATAACCCGGATGCTAAAAACCCTATCTATCAAACCAAACTTGGAGTTTATAGCCAAAATTGCGGTTTAGATAATGTAGATATGTCATGGGGACACGATGAATATGTATACCATATGATGAAGCCTTACATCCCTGAACCTGGATTATACATGCTGCGTTATCACTCTTTTTATGCACAACATCGCGAAAACGCTTATGATCATTTAATGAGTGAAAAAGACCATGAAATGTTTAAATGGGTAAGGTTATTTAACCCTTATGATTTGTATTCGAAAAATCCTAATCAAAAAAGTTGGGAAGAACTTAAACCTTATTATCAAGAGCTTTTAAGTAAATATCTACCAGCAAATATTAAATTCTAACTAAAAACAAACAACCAAACATTTATGAAACTAACGCTACTTATCCATGAGAATTAATTTTACAAGCTTAAAGTATGGCTGCTTATTTTTGCTGCTTTTACTTATCGGGCAATCTTTTGATAATGTTTACGCCCAAACCGAACGTAAAATCTCTGGAAATTTATTAGACAATACCAACCAGCCAATTATTGGTGCATCTGTTTCTGTACAAGGAACAAAAAAAGCAACGGTTACCGCAGAAGCTGGAGCCTTTACAATTTCTGCGAAAACAGGAGATGTTCTTTTATTTACCTTTATGGGTTATGAAACTAAAAAAATTACTATCGGAACGGCATCAAACTATAAAGTATCGATAGTAGAAACCAGCTCAAATCTTACCGAAGTTGTAGTTGTAGGTTATGGCACAACAACCCGGAAAACACTCTCAAGTGCCATTACTTCTTTAAAACCAGAAGAATTAAATAAAGGTGCAATAGCGGATGTTGGACAACTATTACAGGGTAAAGTTGCTGGCATGAACATTAGTGCTAGTGGAGATCCAAATAAACCTGCGGCAGTTATTCTTCGTGGTGCATCAACAGTGAATAGCCCTGGTGCTCCTTATTATGTAATTGATGGAATTCCGGGTGCAGATATTGCAGCCATTGCTCCAGCTGATATTGCATCCATTGATGTTTTGAAAGATGCTGCAGCAACAGCAATTTATGGTAACAGAGCTGCAAGCGGCGTAATTATGGTTACCACCAA is drawn from Pedobacter mucosus and contains these coding sequences:
- a CDS encoding inositol oxygenase, yielding MRNENLVSEDNQNPLQNLDQWEEDLLIRYPDPTSINADKKEEQFRNYEETEKDGVKEFYRLNHTYQTYDFVKQKKADYLKFDKEEMPIWSAFDFLNKLVDDSDPDTDLDQMQHLLQTSEAIRNDGHPDWMVLVGLIHDMGKVLCLYGEPQWAVVGDTFPVGCAYSDKIVFPEFFSNNPDAKNPIYQTKLGVYSQNCGLDNVDMSWGHDEYVYHMMKPYIPEPGLYMLRYHSFYAQHRENAYDHLMSEKDHEMFKWVRLFNPYDLYSKNPNQKSWEELKPYYQELLSKYLPANIKF